One Methylosinus sp. C49 DNA segment encodes these proteins:
- a CDS encoding glutamine synthetase beta-grasp domain-containing protein translates to MPKYKLEYLWLDGYTPVPNLRGKTQIKEFESFPTLEQLPLWGFDGSSTKQAEGRSSDCVLKPVSVFPDITRTNGALVMCEVMMPDGVTPHPSNARATILDDPGAWFGFEQEYFFYKNGRPLGFPEAGFPAPQGPYYTGVGFKNVGDIARQIVEEHLDICLAAGINHEGINAEVAKGQWEFQIFGKGSRKAADEMWVARYILLRLAEKYGIDIEFHCKPLGATDWNGSGMHANFSTTYLREVGGKAYFEQLMGAFEKAKDDHIAVYGPDNHMRLTGLHETASIHTFSWGVADRGASIRVPHSFIKNEYKGYLEDRRPNSQGDPYQIASQILKTISTVPTR, encoded by the coding sequence ATGCCCAAGTACAAGCTCGAATATCTCTGGCTCGACGGCTACACGCCCGTGCCTAATCTCCGTGGCAAGACCCAGATCAAAGAATTCGAGAGCTTCCCGACTTTGGAGCAGCTCCCGCTGTGGGGCTTCGACGGCAGCTCGACCAAGCAGGCGGAAGGAAGAAGCTCGGACTGCGTTCTGAAGCCGGTCTCCGTTTTCCCCGACATCACCCGCACCAATGGCGCGCTGGTGATGTGCGAGGTGATGATGCCGGACGGCGTGACGCCGCATCCGTCCAACGCCCGCGCCACCATCCTCGACGATCCGGGCGCCTGGTTCGGCTTCGAGCAGGAGTATTTCTTCTACAAGAACGGCCGTCCCCTCGGCTTCCCCGAGGCGGGTTTCCCGGCTCCGCAGGGTCCCTATTACACCGGCGTCGGCTTCAAGAATGTCGGCGACATCGCGCGTCAGATCGTCGAGGAGCATCTCGATATCTGCCTCGCCGCGGGCATCAACCACGAAGGCATCAACGCCGAGGTGGCCAAGGGCCAGTGGGAATTCCAGATCTTCGGCAAAGGCTCCCGCAAGGCGGCCGACGAGATGTGGGTGGCGCGCTACATTCTGCTGCGTCTCGCCGAGAAATACGGCATCGACATCGAGTTCCACTGCAAGCCGCTCGGCGCCACGGATTGGAACGGCTCGGGCATGCACGCCAATTTCTCGACGACCTATCTGCGCGAGGTGGGCGGCAAGGCCTATTTCGAGCAGCTGATGGGCGCGTTCGAGAAGGCCAAGGACGATCACATCGCCGTCTATGGCCCGGACAATCACATGCGTCTGACCGGTCTGCACGAGACGGCGTCGATCCACACCTTCAGCTGGGGCGTGGCGGATCGCGGCGCGTCGATCCGCGTGCCGCACAGCTTCATCAAGAACGAATATAAGGGCTATCTGGAAGACCGCCGCCCGAATTCGCAAGGCGACCCCTACCAGATCGCCTCGCAAATCCTCAAGACCATCTCCACCGTCCCCACGCGCTGA
- the sseA gene encoding 3-mercaptopyruvate sulfurtransferase has translation MTTAAPNIDPETLLVSTQWLADHLHAPDVIIFDASWHMPAAGRDPRAEFLDAHIPGAVFFDIDAIADHSTDLPHMLPDPVAFSSAARKLGLGDGMRAVVYDSLGLFSAPRLWWTLRVFGLTDVSILDGGLPAWKAEGRPLEQGESHRPQRHFTARMDHALVADAADVSRALADRSAQVVDVRSAERFAGSVPEPRPGLRSGHMPGALNLPFGNLIAEGRLKSPAALAEIFTAAKIDLERPVIASCGSGLTASILSLALAAVGRRPATVYDGSWSEWGARADLPVIGAAG, from the coding sequence ATGACGACGGCCGCTCCGAACATCGATCCCGAGACGCTGCTCGTCTCCACGCAATGGCTCGCCGACCATCTCCATGCGCCGGACGTCATCATCTTCGACGCCTCCTGGCACATGCCCGCCGCCGGCCGCGATCCGCGCGCCGAATTTTTGGACGCCCATATTCCCGGCGCCGTCTTCTTCGACATAGACGCCATCGCCGACCATTCGACCGACCTGCCGCATATGCTGCCGGACCCGGTCGCCTTCTCCTCGGCGGCGCGCAAGCTCGGCCTCGGCGACGGCATGCGCGCCGTGGTCTATGACAGCCTCGGCCTGTTCTCGGCGCCGCGTCTGTGGTGGACCTTGCGCGTCTTCGGCCTCACCGACGTCTCCATCCTCGACGGCGGTCTGCCGGCCTGGAAGGCGGAAGGGCGTCCGCTCGAGCAGGGCGAGAGCCATCGGCCGCAGCGACATTTCACCGCACGCATGGACCATGCGCTGGTCGCCGACGCCGCCGATGTGTCGCGCGCGCTGGCGGACCGCTCGGCGCAGGTCGTCGACGTGCGCTCCGCGGAGCGTTTCGCAGGGAGCGTTCCCGAGCCGCGCCCGGGCCTGCGCTCCGGCCACATGCCCGGCGCGCTCAACCTGCCCTTCGGCAATCTCATCGCCGAGGGGCGGCTGAAAAGCCCCGCCGCTCTCGCGGAGATTTTCACGGCGGCGAAGATCGACCTCGAGCGGCCGGTGATCGCGAGCTGCGGCTCCGGCCTCACCGCCTCGATCTTGAGCCTGGCGCTGGCCGCGGTGGGACGCCGGCCCGCCACCGTCTATGACGGCTCCTGGTCCGAATGGGGCGCCCGCGCTGACCTACCGGTCATCGGCGCCGCCGGCTGA
- a CDS encoding DUF3108 domain-containing protein, which produces MAFLSSVQGGAGRGRVAFPRLVAFAFPGLVALAAATPCGAETLKANFALSLLGLSIGHASASGVIEGRSYRIDISMRTTGLASLVNDTRGAATASGALSSEGLAPTSYANTTSNTYETRTVRMSLAGNSVRAVHVDPTPWDLPVRIPVTESNKSHITDPVSALIMSVPASEPLIGPSACNRTIPVFDGVTRFDVTLSFVEMRNVETHGYSGPVSVCAARYHPIAGHRPDSVSTRFMAENSDITVWLAPLQTAHAVVPYRMALRTNVGMLTVEPAEFHLGGRRQAAERSAPQRPAADQ; this is translated from the coding sequence ATGGCGTTTCTCTCATCCGTTCAGGGCGGGGCCGGACGCGGCAGGGTCGCCTTTCCGAGGCTCGTGGCGTTCGCCTTTCCGGGGCTCGTGGCGCTCGCCGCCGCCACGCCCTGCGGGGCGGAGACGCTCAAGGCGAATTTCGCGCTGAGCCTGCTCGGGCTTTCGATCGGCCACGCCTCGGCCAGCGGCGTCATCGAGGGACGCAGCTACCGCATCGACATTTCGATGCGCACCACCGGCCTCGCCTCTCTCGTCAATGACACGCGCGGCGCCGCCACCGCCTCCGGCGCGCTGTCGAGCGAGGGGCTGGCGCCGACGAGCTACGCCAACACCACCTCCAACACCTATGAGACGCGCACCGTCCGCATGTCGCTCGCCGGCAATTCCGTGCGCGCCGTGCATGTCGATCCGACGCCTTGGGACCTGCCGGTCCGCATCCCGGTGACGGAGAGCAACAAATCGCACATCACCGATCCGGTGAGCGCGCTCATCATGAGCGTCCCGGCGAGCGAGCCGCTGATCGGCCCCTCCGCTTGCAATCGCACCATTCCGGTCTTCGACGGCGTCACCCGCTTCGATGTGACGCTCTCCTTCGTCGAGATGCGCAATGTGGAGACACACGGCTATTCCGGCCCGGTGTCGGTCTGCGCGGCGCGCTATCATCCGATCGCCGGCCATCGGCCGGACAGCGTCTCGACGCGCTTCATGGCGGAGAATAGCGACATCACCGTCTGGCTCGCGCCTCTGCAGACGGCGCATGCGGTGGTGCCCTATCGCATGGCGCTGCGCACCAATGTCGGCATGCTGACCGTCGAGCCGGCGGAATTCCATCTCGGCGGCCGTCGCCAGGCCGCCGAGAGATCGGCCCCACAGAGACCGGCGGCCGATCAATAA
- a CDS encoding DUF1190 domain-containing protein, whose product MARPSFAFIAVAGIATLAGAVWFFGYRRTPACTGDGQYMATIQQCRAYGLGAELCASAVEKARALVAKTAPRTDASFDCEVRFSECFAGADGRFTPAPSFCLAPGSAEPREVRYLEYESDRLNRKKTREIRID is encoded by the coding sequence ATGGCTCGCCCCTCCTTCGCCTTCATCGCCGTCGCCGGCATTGCGACGCTCGCCGGCGCCGTCTGGTTCTTCGGCTACCGCCGCACGCCCGCCTGCACGGGCGACGGCCAATACATGGCGACCATCCAGCAATGCCGCGCCTATGGGCTGGGCGCCGAGCTCTGCGCCAGCGCAGTGGAGAAAGCCCGCGCGCTGGTGGCGAAGACCGCGCCGCGGACGGATGCGTCCTTCGATTGCGAGGTGCGCTTCTCGGAATGTTTCGCGGGAGCGGATGGGCGCTTCACGCCCGCGCCCTCCTTCTGCCTCGCGCCGGGATCGGCCGAGCCGCGAGAAGTGCGCTATCTCGAATATGAATCCGACCGGCTGAACCGCAAGAAGACGCGCGAGATCCGCATCGACTGA
- a CDS encoding response regulator transcription factor, protein MASTSSTKLGDGRPRAVIPLRASAMQAAAEGAPSAPRHKADRSGEDRDENGATFPIDVAIADKSPLILAGLEALLADDRRFNLVLKVTDGEEFLDAAKLQRFQIAIIGWQLPTLHAREVLRALSRQPSAPKIVVYSGTNDPAAPAETLQLGGAGFVSKRAPPERLLDVLASVAAGDMVFPFVDIRKMRADPLENLTLRERSLLSALGSGHTNNQLAKDFGVSINTIKFHLRNLFEKLEVRNRAQAIALFLEMKHGSWTAATPGGRAESAGARGKKASRD, encoded by the coding sequence ATGGCCTCGACGTCTTCGACGAAACTCGGAGATGGGCGACCGCGCGCCGTCATTCCCCTCCGCGCCTCCGCCATGCAGGCCGCGGCCGAGGGCGCGCCTTCGGCTCCGCGCCATAAGGCCGATCGCTCCGGCGAGGACCGCGACGAGAATGGCGCGACCTTTCCGATCGACGTCGCCATCGCCGACAAGAGCCCGCTGATCCTCGCGGGGCTCGAGGCGCTGCTCGCCGACGATCGCCGCTTCAATCTCGTGCTGAAGGTCACGGACGGCGAGGAATTTCTCGACGCCGCCAAGCTGCAGCGCTTCCAGATCGCCATCATCGGCTGGCAATTGCCGACGCTCCACGCGCGGGAGGTGCTGCGGGCGCTCTCGCGCCAGCCCTCCGCGCCGAAGATCGTCGTCTATAGCGGCACCAATGATCCCGCCGCGCCGGCCGAGACGCTGCAATTGGGCGGCGCCGGCTTCGTCAGCAAGCGCGCTCCGCCGGAGCGTCTGCTCGACGTGCTCGCCTCGGTGGCGGCCGGCGACATGGTGTTTCCCTTCGTCGATATCCGCAAGATGCGCGCCGATCCGCTGGAGAATCTCACTCTGCGCGAGCGCAGCCTGCTGTCGGCGCTCGGCTCCGGCCACACCAATAATCAGCTCGCCAAGGATTTCGGCGTCTCGATCAACACGATCAAATTCCACTTGCGCAATTTGTTCGAGAAGCTCGAGGTGCGCAATCGCGCCCAGGCTATCGCGCTCTTCCTCGAGATGAAGCACGGCTCCTGGACGGCGGCGACGCCGGGCGGCCGCGCCGAGTCGGCGGGCGCCCGCGGCAAAAAAGCCTCGCGCGATTAG
- a CDS encoding YdcF family protein: MFFILSKIGEFFLAPLHIGIFLAAVGVALCFTRFAAKGRIVAALGVAALLLLCFTSLGDLMLYPLENRFPQVAEDAPAPDGIVVLGGAIDEKVSQARGGAALTEAGERIVTMVELARRYPAAKLLFAGGSGRLFGAAGSEAEIVGRLLPKLGVEPGRVILEDRSRNTWENAVNALALARPAPGERWLLVTSASHMPRSMGIFRRVGFPVVAYPVDYHTGLRLPLGLRAHASDQLKLIDTATHEWVGLVAYRLTGKTDALFPAP; encoded by the coding sequence ATGTTTTTCATCCTGTCCAAGATCGGCGAATTCTTCCTCGCGCCTTTGCATATCGGCATTTTCCTCGCCGCCGTCGGCGTGGCGCTCTGCTTCACGCGCTTCGCCGCCAAGGGGCGCATTGTGGCGGCGCTCGGCGTGGCGGCGCTGCTGCTGCTGTGCTTCACCTCGCTCGGCGATCTGATGCTCTATCCGCTGGAGAACCGCTTTCCGCAGGTCGCCGAGGACGCGCCGGCGCCGGATGGAATCGTCGTGCTCGGCGGCGCGATCGACGAGAAGGTGAGCCAGGCGCGCGGCGGCGCGGCGCTGACCGAGGCGGGCGAACGCATTGTCACCATGGTCGAGCTGGCGCGACGCTATCCGGCCGCCAAGCTGCTCTTCGCCGGCGGCTCCGGCAGGCTGTTCGGCGCCGCCGGCTCCGAGGCCGAGATCGTCGGGCGGCTGCTTCCCAAGCTCGGCGTCGAGCCGGGGCGCGTCATCCTCGAGGACCGCTCGCGCAATACATGGGAAAACGCCGTCAATGCGCTGGCGCTGGCGCGGCCCGCGCCCGGCGAGCGCTGGCTGCTCGTGACCTCGGCGAGCCATATGCCGCGCTCCATGGGGATTTTCCGCCGCGTCGGCTTCCCCGTCGTCGCCTATCCGGTCGATTATCACACGGGCCTGCGCCTGCCGCTCGGCCTGCGCGCGCACGCCTCCGACCAGCTGAAGCTCATCGACACGGCGACGCATGAATGGGTGGGCCTCGTCGCCTATCGGCTGACCGGCAAGACCGACGCGCTGTTTCCCGCGCCCTGA